Proteins co-encoded in one Armatimonadota bacterium genomic window:
- a CDS encoding proton-conducting transporter membrane subunit produces the protein MTRTRARLPVGGVALAASAAALFSVLAARIEAVVAGQTLVVGLPWIPTLGARLSFHLDGLSLLFALLVTGIGAVVFLYAGAYLRGEARLGQFYAALALFAAAMLGVVLADNVILLFVCWELTSLASYVLIGFRHERAAAREAALQALLVTGLGGLALLGGLLLLAAMAGSTELSAIVRAGAAVRADARYPAALGLVLVGAFTKSAQVPFHFWLPAAMEAPTPVSAYLHAATMVKAGVYLLARLAPALGGTALWQVSVTAGGAATAVAGAVLALGTTDLKRILACTTVSALGVLVMLLGAGSPAAVAAAVVVLLAHALYKGALFLGAGSIEHGTGSRDVSALGGLGASMPATAVVMGVAALGLAGMGPVLSFVGKEMAFEALLAGGAASGLQMVAVAALWASAAAGVALAGVVFLRPFFGSPGAGVTPGVGAPLPVEPTGAEGERSEGAPSDWAEGERSGGAPPDWTEARGSGAPPPEWAEGEGSGGAPPDWTEARGSGAPPPERADAKRARAPRPDRAETGDQTTHEAPWAMTAGPLLLAVLGVVFGIQPALVYALVAPAAASVAGRPVPVDLALWHGLSPSLAASAAAVVVGVGIYLGWPRVRAVAAPARWWGPARWYDAGLRLLAWTADRQTRLLQSGYLRLYLLLIMVASGGAAWLALARGAAGIVAPAGVATLPGATSSVPASSAQTLSVSTSPASTSSVSTSSVPGWADVYLADVHLYEVVVAGLILAGALVAAASRSRLGAVAALGVVGAGVSLIYALFGAPDLAMTQILVEALTVLLFVLAFYHLPRFARLSSRPARVRDALAAGVVGTLAAVLVLMAAGAPKGRQVARYYAEQSLPAAHGRNVVNVILVDFRGLDTLGEITVLATAAMGVYVMLRLRGSEGRGGAGGAGGAGGVGGAGG, from the coding sequence ATGACCAGGACCCGTGCCCGGCTGCCGGTCGGGGGCGTGGCCCTTGCTGCGAGCGCTGCAGCGCTGTTTTCGGTGCTGGCGGCGCGCATCGAGGCGGTGGTGGCGGGGCAGACGCTGGTCGTCGGCCTGCCGTGGATCCCGACGCTGGGCGCGCGCCTGTCGTTCCACCTCGACGGCCTGAGCCTGCTCTTCGCGCTGCTGGTCACCGGCATCGGGGCCGTGGTGTTTCTCTACGCGGGTGCCTACCTGCGCGGCGAGGCGCGCCTGGGGCAGTTCTACGCGGCGCTGGCGCTGTTCGCGGCGGCGATGCTGGGCGTGGTGCTGGCCGACAACGTGATCCTGCTCTTCGTGTGCTGGGAGCTCACCAGCTTGGCCTCGTACGTGCTCATCGGGTTCCGGCACGAGCGGGCCGCGGCGCGCGAGGCCGCGCTGCAGGCGCTGCTGGTCACGGGGCTGGGCGGGTTGGCGCTGCTTGGGGGCCTGCTGCTGCTGGCAGCGATGGCAGGCAGCACCGAGCTGTCGGCGATCGTGCGGGCCGGCGCGGCGGTGCGCGCCGATGCGCGCTATCCGGCCGCGCTGGGGCTGGTGCTGGTGGGTGCGTTCACGAAGTCGGCGCAGGTACCCTTCCACTTCTGGCTGCCGGCGGCCATGGAGGCGCCCACACCGGTCAGCGCATACCTGCACGCGGCCACCATGGTCAAAGCGGGGGTCTACCTGCTGGCGCGGCTGGCGCCTGCGCTCGGGGGCACGGCGCTGTGGCAGGTGAGCGTGACCGCGGGCGGCGCGGCCACGGCGGTGGCGGGCGCGGTGCTGGCGCTGGGCACCACCGACCTCAAGCGAATCCTGGCCTGCACCACGGTGAGCGCGCTCGGGGTGCTGGTGATGCTGCTTGGCGCGGGCAGCCCCGCGGCGGTGGCGGCAGCGGTCGTGGTGCTGCTCGCCCACGCGCTGTACAAGGGCGCGCTGTTCCTGGGCGCGGGCAGCATCGAGCACGGCACGGGGTCGCGCGACGTGTCGGCGCTGGGCGGGTTAGGGGCGAGCATGCCCGCAACCGCGGTCGTCATGGGCGTGGCGGCGCTGGGGCTTGCGGGCATGGGCCCGGTGCTGAGTTTCGTGGGGAAGGAGATGGCGTTCGAGGCGCTGCTGGCCGGTGGGGCGGCGAGCGGGCTACAGATGGTCGCCGTGGCAGCGCTGTGGGCGTCGGCGGCCGCGGGGGTCGCGCTGGCGGGCGTGGTGTTCCTGCGGCCGTTCTTCGGGTCGCCGGGGGCCGGTGTCACGCCTGGGGTCGGCGCGCCGTTGCCGGTGGAACCGACTGGGGCCGAAGGCGAGAGGTCTGAGGGCGCGCCATCCGATTGGGCTGAAGGTGAGAGGTCGGGGGGCGCGCCACCCGATTGGACCGAGGCCCGGGGATCGGGAGCCCCGCCACCGGAGTGGGCCGAAGGTGAGGGGTCGGGGGGCGCGCCACCCGATTGGACCGAGGCCCGGGGATCGGGAGCCCCGCCACCGGAGCGAGCCGACGCCAAGAGGGCGAGAGCCCCGCGACCGGACCGGGCCGAAACCGGTGACCAGACGACGCACGAAGCGCCGTGGGCCATGACCGCGGGGCCCCTGCTGCTGGCTGTGCTGGGCGTGGTCTTCGGGATACAGCCGGCGCTCGTGTACGCGCTCGTCGCGCCCGCAGCGGCCAGCGTCGCGGGCCGCCCGGTGCCGGTCGACCTGGCGCTATGGCATGGTCTGAGCCCGTCGCTGGCGGCGAGCGCGGCAGCAGTGGTGGTCGGGGTCGGCATCTACCTGGGGTGGCCGCGGGTGCGCGCGGTCGCTGCGCCCGCACGCTGGTGGGGGCCGGCGCGCTGGTACGACGCCGGGTTGCGTCTGCTTGCCTGGACGGCCGACCGGCAGACGCGCCTGCTGCAGAGCGGCTACCTGCGCCTGTACCTGTTGCTGATCATGGTGGCGAGCGGTGGGGCCGCGTGGCTGGCGCTCGCGCGGGGCGCTGCGGGAATTGTGGCACCGGCAGGGGTTGCGACGCTGCCCGGGGCCACGTCGTCCGTGCCGGCTTCGTCTGCGCAGACTTTGTCTGTGTCGACCTCGCCCGCGTCGACCTCGTCCGTGTCGACCTCGTCGGTGCCAGGGTGGGCCGACGTGTACCTCGCCGACGTGCACCTCTACGAGGTCGTGGTGGCGGGCCTGATTCTCGCGGGGGCGCTGGTCGCAGCGGCGTCGCGGTCGCGGCTGGGGGCGGTGGCCGCGCTGGGAGTGGTCGGCGCTGGCGTCTCGCTGATCTACGCGCTGTTCGGCGCGCCCGACCTGGCGATGACGCAGATCCTGGTGGAGGCGCTGACGGTGCTGCTGTTCGTGCTGGCGTTCTACCACCTCCCGCGCTTCGCCCGGTTGAGCAGCCGGCCGGCGCGGGTGCGCGACGCGCTGGCCGCCGGGGTGGTCGGCACGCTGGCCGCGGTGCTGGTGCTGATGGCGGCGGGGGCGCCCAAGGGCAGGCAGGTCGCGCGCTACTACGCCGAGCAGAGCCTGCCGGCCGCGCATGGCCGCAACGTGGTGAACGTCATCCTCGTGGACTTCCGCGGGCTCGACACGCTGGGCGAGATCACGGTGCTGGCGACGGCTGCCATGGGAGTGTACGTGATGCTGCGGCTGCGCGGGAGCGAGGGCCGGGGTGGTGCGGGCGGCGCCGGTGGTGCGGGCGGTGTGGGTGGTGCGGGCGGGTGA
- a CDS encoding transcription termination/antitermination NusG family protein, whose protein sequence is MTEPSWFVVQTKPRAEDHAEGMLAQRAVPTFLPRLLVRKRHGSRRWDALEPLFPGYLFCRFVPTPEAIARVRWAPGVKRLLGDDDGPIPVADDVVGYLQARAAGTGYIVAGRPLAPGDRVRFRSGPFALLEGIIDRPASRAERVRVLLVLMNVPVTVEVDAAELERI, encoded by the coding sequence ATGACCGAACCATCCTGGTTCGTGGTGCAGACCAAACCCCGGGCCGAGGACCACGCCGAGGGGATGCTGGCGCAGCGCGCGGTGCCCACGTTCCTCCCGCGGCTGCTGGTTCGCAAGCGCCACGGGTCCCGCCGCTGGGATGCCCTCGAGCCGCTGTTCCCCGGGTACCTCTTCTGCCGGTTCGTCCCTACCCCCGAGGCCATCGCGCGCGTCCGGTGGGCGCCAGGGGTCAAGCGGCTGCTGGGCGACGACGACGGGCCGATCCCGGTGGCCGACGACGTGGTGGGCTACCTCCAGGCGCGGGCAGCAGGCACCGGCTACATCGTGGCCGGTCGGCCGCTGGCGCCCGGCGACCGGGTGCGTTTTCGCAGCGGTCCGTTCGCGTTGCTGGAAGGCATCATCGACCGTCCGGCTTCGCGGGCCGAGCGGGTGCGGGTGTTGCTGGTGTTGATGAACGTGCCGGTCACCGTCGAGGTCGACGCGGCGGAACTGGAGCGCATCTGA
- a CDS encoding SLBB domain-containing protein, protein MRRAVSIALLLVLAGGVPAPAQPGPPPTPGAAPTNATAPAGAYVLGPEDVLEISVWGYPDLTRVVAVLPDGRVSVPLVGYVRAAGLTVEQLTRALVRGFARYIRDPQVTVIVKEFRRVRASVLGQVTKPGTYALPPGARLLDLISAAGGLTELASTGDAQLLRPDRSAVTVDLERVLAGDPDANVELTGGETLVVREDLVNLVNVAGEVAKPGRYRLKGEMRVLDVLLLAGGLTEKASVTEARLVRAGQAVPLGLDALLLRQEMSRNVRLQPGDTLLVPEETNNKIYVVGDVNHPGVFALKGDVTLLQAVAMAGGPVQRGPATARTVHIVRRGTVERTVVAGAGREVKVEALPGGRALITADLQALLRQSATRDIAVAPGDVIVVPQSGLTGLQIALNILAGLVWPFRW, encoded by the coding sequence ATGCGTCGTGCGGTCTCGATCGCCCTGCTCCTCGTGCTGGCAGGCGGCGTGCCTGCGCCCGCGCAACCTGGCCCGCCGCCCACGCCGGGTGCTGCGCCGACGAACGCCACAGCACCCGCCGGCGCCTACGTGCTCGGCCCCGAAGACGTGCTCGAGATCTCCGTCTGGGGCTACCCCGACCTCACGCGTGTGGTGGCCGTCCTGCCCGATGGCCGCGTCAGCGTGCCGCTGGTGGGCTACGTGCGGGCGGCCGGCCTAACCGTCGAGCAGCTCACCCGCGCCCTCGTGCGCGGCTTCGCGCGCTACATCCGCGACCCGCAGGTCACGGTGATCGTGAAGGAGTTCCGCCGGGTGCGGGCGTCGGTGCTCGGCCAGGTGACCAAGCCCGGCACCTACGCGCTGCCGCCCGGGGCGCGGCTGCTCGACCTGATCTCGGCAGCGGGCGGGCTCACCGAGCTCGCCTCGACCGGCGACGCGCAGTTGCTGCGCCCCGACCGCTCGGCGGTCACCGTCGACCTCGAGCGCGTGCTGGCCGGCGACCCCGACGCCAACGTCGAGTTGACTGGCGGCGAGACGCTGGTGGTGCGCGAGGACCTGGTCAACCTCGTCAACGTCGCCGGCGAGGTGGCGAAGCCCGGCCGCTACCGCCTCAAGGGCGAGATGCGCGTGCTCGACGTGCTGCTGCTGGCCGGCGGGCTCACCGAGAAGGCCTCGGTCACGGAAGCCCGCCTGGTGCGCGCCGGCCAGGCCGTGCCGCTGGGCCTCGACGCGCTGCTGCTACGGCAGGAGATGAGCCGCAACGTCCGCCTGCAGCCCGGGGACACGCTGCTCGTGCCCGAGGAGACCAACAACAAGATCTACGTCGTCGGCGACGTGAACCACCCCGGCGTCTTCGCCCTGAAGGGCGACGTGACGCTGCTGCAGGCCGTGGCCATGGCCGGCGGGCCGGTGCAGCGCGGGCCGGCCACGGCGCGCACCGTGCACATCGTGCGCCGCGGCACCGTCGAGCGCACCGTGGTGGCCGGCGCCGGTCGCGAGGTGAAGGTCGAGGCGCTGCCCGGCGGCCGCGCGCTGATCACCGCCGACCTGCAGGCGCTGCTGCGCCAGAGCGCCACCCGCGACATCGCCGTGGCCCCGGGCGACGTCATCGTCGTGCCGCAGTCGGGGCTCACGGGCCTGCAGATCGCCCTGAACATCCTGGCGGGTCTGGTGTGGCCGTTCCGGTGGTAG
- a CDS encoding zinc ribbon domain-containing protein, translating into MPIYEYRCADCRARFSVFFLPPEQPEPRCRRCGSTNAVRLMSRFATVRSDEARLEALADDPDLSQVDESDPRSVARWMKRLGREMGEDLGPEFDEAVEELEAGGERGDESPGEREGTELD; encoded by the coding sequence ATGCCGATCTACGAGTACCGTTGTGCCGACTGCCGGGCGCGCTTCTCGGTCTTCTTCCTGCCGCCCGAGCAGCCCGAACCGCGCTGCCGTCGCTGTGGCAGCACCAACGCCGTGCGCCTGATGTCGCGGTTCGCCACCGTGCGCTCCGACGAGGCGCGCCTCGAAGCCCTGGCCGACGACCCCGACCTGTCGCAGGTCGACGAGTCCGACCCGCGCAGCGTCGCCAGGTGGATGAAGCGCCTGGGGCGCGAGATGGGCGAAGACCTGGGCCCCGAGTTCGACGAGGCGGTGGAGGAGCTGGAAGCCGGCGGGGAGCGCGGGGACGAAAGCCCGGGGGAACGGGAAGGTACCGAGCTGGATTGA
- a CDS encoding PIN domain-containing protein: MIFVDTAAFLAIENRRDAHHEKALGFRAAALEAGETFVTSDYVLDESYTLIRLRAGHTIAVQFGEDIRASRLLRIEYLTEEIIEAAWRIFKAFADKEFSFTDCTSFALMEHLRLDRAFTFDEHFRQYGRFVVQP, from the coding sequence ATGATCTTCGTAGACACGGCGGCGTTCCTCGCCATCGAGAACCGCCGCGACGCCCATCACGAAAAGGCCCTTGGCTTCCGCGCCGCCGCGCTCGAAGCGGGCGAGACTTTCGTCACTAGCGATTACGTACTGGACGAGAGCTATACGCTCATCAGGCTTCGGGCAGGGCATACGATAGCTGTGCAGTTTGGCGAGGATATCCGAGCGAGCCGTTTGCTCCGAATCGAATACCTCACCGAGGAGATCATCGAAGCGGCCTGGAGGATCTTCAAAGCCTTCGCGGACAAAGAGTTCAGCTTTACCGACTGCACGAGCTTCGCGCTCATGGAGCATCTACGTCTCGACCGAGCCTTCACTTTCGACGAGCACTTCCGCCAATACGGTCGATTCGTGGTGCAACCCTGA
- a CDS encoding ribbon-helix-helix protein, CopG family — protein MATKRLTIELPVDQHEFLRKEAAARGTTVSALIRKLIEEHRARPSEDLRALYSTDPFARRSGSFDGPPDLAERHDRYLYRSRQGG, from the coding sequence ATGGCGACCAAGCGGCTGACAATCGAGCTACCGGTGGACCAGCATGAGTTTCTCCGCAAGGAGGCTGCGGCCAGAGGAACGACTGTTTCCGCCCTGATCCGCAAGCTGATCGAAGAACACCGTGCCCGGCCTTCCGAGGACCTCAGAGCGTTGTACTCCACAGACCCGTTCGCCCGGCGCAGCGGCTCCTTCGACGGCCCGCCGGACCTAGCCGAGCGGCACGACCGCTACCTCTACCGGTCAAGGCAGGGCGGATGA
- a CDS encoding capsule assembly Wzi family protein: protein MLVALAQGVASASPNAFVPADHWTYTALYRLAARGLAPLWTTSARPLPRLELARMVADALERAAQRETTPMSEGVRADLAALRDEFADELRALAAARAGQPLPAAVAVGVAGTARLLDGAPPRFVRHTGGGVELTRLSLAGRFGDVAAWAGHEPLWWGPGYRGAFLLSENTGSLTSLTVTLASGPLRVTKLIAPLSAPGVLPAPPVPSMLTSPGPLALLATPAPSERYLYGLRVDWLARDDLRVGFGEVMVGVGGLSPLYALNVVPGLAYAIALRVRAPTYDDNYNFTLDVEWRPRPGIVVYAEAYVDDLVGPGNPFPHRLGGTAGLFLADPFADGRTSVRFEHSRATNWIYATPNPAGAYIRDGRALGHWCAPDCELWSVAVVRALSPAASLTVGYDLIRKGEGVLGQTWTDPDDARRRYYLSGVVETTHALRVVAIWTHRLSHRPPAGFGVASPSGLLPAHLAGTTDLSLPGNVGSGDVRATAAAWSSGEPRLPGPRAAPRLASTGQMASMPAGELRLAATAVWSSTSNAEHVAGATRQGWFFLMEAAYGF from the coding sequence TTGCTCGTCGCGCTGGCGCAGGGTGTCGCATCCGCCAGCCCCAACGCCTTCGTCCCCGCCGACCACTGGACCTACACCGCGCTCTACCGGCTGGCCGCCCGGGGGCTCGCCCCGCTGTGGACCACATCCGCCAGACCCCTGCCCCGTCTCGAGCTCGCCCGCATGGTGGCCGATGCGCTCGAGCGCGCCGCGCAGCGTGAGACGACCCCGATGAGCGAGGGCGTGCGCGCCGACCTCGCCGCCCTGCGCGACGAGTTTGCCGACGAGCTGCGGGCCCTGGCAGCCGCGCGCGCCGGCCAGCCGCTGCCAGCCGCTGTAGCCGTTGGCGTCGCCGGTACTGCGCGCCTGCTCGACGGCGCGCCCCCACGCTTCGTCCGTCACACCGGGGGCGGAGTCGAGCTCACCCGGCTCTCCCTCGCCGGCCGGTTCGGCGACGTGGCCGCCTGGGCCGGACACGAGCCCCTCTGGTGGGGACCTGGCTACCGCGGGGCGTTCCTGCTCTCCGAGAACACCGGGTCTCTCACAAGTCTCACAGTGACGCTGGCCTCGGGGCCGTTGCGTGTTACTAAACTGATTGCACCGCTCTCCGCGCCTGGAGTACTCCCGGCTCCGCCCGTGCCCTCGATGCTCACCTCACCCGGTCCCCTGGCCCTACTGGCAACACCTGCCCCCTCGGAACGCTACCTCTACGGCCTGCGCGTCGACTGGCTCGCCCGCGACGACCTGCGGGTGGGTTTCGGCGAGGTCATGGTGGGCGTTGGCGGCCTGTCACCGCTCTACGCCCTGAACGTCGTCCCCGGACTGGCCTACGCCATCGCCCTGCGCGTCCGCGCACCCACCTACGACGACAACTACAACTTCACCCTCGACGTCGAGTGGCGGCCGCGCCCCGGCATAGTGGTCTACGCGGAAGCCTACGTCGACGATCTCGTCGGTCCCGGCAACCCGTTCCCCCACCGCCTGGGCGGCACCGCCGGGCTCTTCCTCGCCGACCCCTTCGCCGACGGCCGCACCAGCGTGCGGTTCGAACACAGCCGCGCCACCAACTGGATCTACGCGACCCCCAATCCTGCCGGCGCGTACATCCGTGACGGCCGGGCCCTCGGTCACTGGTGCGCGCCCGACTGCGAACTGTGGTCGGTCGCCGTCGTCCGCGCCCTGTCGCCTGCGGCCAGCCTGACCGTGGGCTACGACCTGATCCGCAAGGGCGAAGGGGTCCTCGGCCAGACGTGGACCGACCCCGACGACGCCCGCCGGCGCTACTACCTCTCAGGAGTGGTCGAGACCACGCACGCGCTGCGGGTCGTGGCCATCTGGACGCACCGCCTGAGCCATCGGCCCCCCGCAGGCTTCGGCGTTGCCAGCCCGAGCGGCCTTCTTCCGGCGCACCTCGCTGGAACGACGGACCTCTCCCTGCCTGGAAACGTCGGTTCCGGGGATGTCCGTGCGACCGCGGCTGCTTGGAGTTCCGGGGAGCCTCGCCTCCCTGGGCCCCGCGCCGCTCCACGGCTGGCGTCAACCGGGCAGATGGCTTCGATGCCTGCTGGGGAACTCCGTCTTGCCGCCACCGCCGTCTGGTC